In Thermithiobacillus plumbiphilus, the DNA window AGATCATGCGAAAGGAGGCTTTGGCCATGCACAATCTCGGTACCGGAACACACATCGAAGCGCATTTTTTGAACGACCTACAGCTCGATCCCCTGCAAGCCTGGGAATGGGTGCAGGATGGCCAAGCCGTGATCGTCGACGTGCGTTGCCCCGAGGAGCGCCAGTGGTTTTCCCAGGTGCCCGGCGCGGTGGCAATTCCCCTGCATTGCCTCAAACAACTGTTTGGCCTTGACGAAGGCACGTCCGAGCTCA includes these proteins:
- a CDS encoding rhodanese-like domain-containing protein, giving the protein MRKEALAMHNLGTGTHIEAHFLNDLQLDPLQAWEWVQDGQAVIVDVRCPEERQWFSQVPGAVAIPLHCLKQLFGLDEGTSELSGDSLAPMERRALTARLLRHASAGDALLCFCARGDRSLEAAQLLRELGYERSYAISGGMHGWEQAGLPLLRPMDIC